taacatgagcaatgtcagaggtttcatttcctttatcttctaatatcaagccaacttgagctctgtcagaggttgcttgcttcattgtcatatcataatttactaagtcctgatcttgaacaacatgagctctgtcagaggttgtttgaatattcttcttcttcaaaatcagactagtatattcatcagaatttacttccagatccataattgcatataaacctttacaggtttaTCAACTTTTGCTTTACCATTgaatcttggatctacctctacttgtgatttgtctttggattcagatttggttgcctcagagtttgtcttctctttaatcacaatgcccttaggctttagaggtttctttgcagtaatagaagctttagacttgaatttgtcattttctgctttaagtctggcttcttctatcttcagactttcaaagtctattcctggattgtctttgagaaatagtctttttgaaatttcatcATCCAGCTTCtataacttggggtcttgatagtatactgatgtttccttccccttaagcttcagtgtctgcataaacttctgtgattcttgactttcaccctgtatcagaacattaggcttagtcagaacttgcttatcagaactttttcttctatcagcatcagaagttgatctctgtgtagaagttcctacTTTCCTGGATGAAAAGCCTTTGCCTTGTtcatgacctctacccctttcagagtttccctggtcatcatttccatcatcctttttcttcagtgctaaatcagatttgcatttggacttaatcactttctccccctttttggcatcatcaggtaataggagagagagaagtaattccactgaagattggatttcatttagttgaacttgttgagaagcttgattctttagtactTCATCAATCCGAGCTTGctgtttctcctgagctttctcaatagcctcaactctgttaaaggtaggcttgaaaaacctgttcttatccagtttaacattcatgtcttgctgaatcagggtttcttgaattttattcaccttgtcttgagttattgagtgttgaccttgaaggtgccttgtactcaatgcagtaactctgagctgtgctttgaaatcatcattcaccagcatctcatcagatttagccaggtgctcagcaagaatatttgcagtaggaacaaaatcaactttgttccactcctttatccattcttttcctcttggagtttcactccaaggtactggtgcatcctctctaacaaaatttttaatcaattcagctttattaactgctggtagaggtgcatgtcctgaaggaccagctgcatcagcattttcatttatagcaggttcaccagtattttcagcatttgtagcatcagaacttacagagcctgcagaatcagcttcctctgataaaattatagtgtgtgaggctatagaggtttcaaaatcatcctttaagttctgatcaacatccaaattctgatgctcacctaatatctgatcttcatcatctggatttagaagaggtgttgttggaatatctgcattgataTCAGCATCTAAAATTTATGGTGTTGGTGGTGTTTGTTGAGGAatagttggagcttccaagtacagaacctcaggcacaaccaagttgtgaatatctacttcagcacttgtacctgggtcttcagcatgtacttgttcaaggataggagacacaggaggtgtaggcactctgtcttgagcagtgtcttgaattggtgacagtggaggtatagattcagtggcttcagcaaattatggttgtgtagatggaagggattcaatcacaattggttCCTTTgggatcaaagattcctgatcctcttccttagctgctgcttcgAAATCCTCTGAATCTAACTCAGctgtgtccctgttagctctttgtttcttccatctcttcaagggtggagagactttgggagctttgtcatcagaatttctctttctaagccttttgaggggcctagaactcccagtttcctttattttctgaggagacacttcctcagctgcttttacaacaggttctgatatttgaacctatgcctcatcttctgattcatctctcagaatcatcctccttctcttttattgtgtctgaggtacagtctttgtcctttttgctctagaagaagaaggcttcacagtaggtgctgatggttgattggCATGATCTGATGTTTATGGTTGTTGAGTGACAGGAGTAGCtactgatggctgttgtgtgttggtgggttggacatcaggatatagcaatgaatatgTAGTAGCATCAGCATTTATaagggcttgctttactgataaaggaatgctaagaggtctcaaaactcccttcttgttgtcagtagtgaaaagatcagtaaaagccctttttgctaacttaaaaggttctatgagttcacCTGCTAGTTTTGGTTCATCTGATATACAATAATCATAAATTAACTAACaaaacctagcaaagtaaactataTTCATGTCCTCTTTCATTTgatctcctataaaacataacacagtctttcCATAATCAAAATaagactggtttaggagtgcatacccaatttgttatgtcaaaataggaatggcatcaaaatttaagcatttgttggcaaacgtcttcgtgatgcaattcaagaagaagctccattcctttcgaatatatgggcatttgagttgacccaacttagccaaactccattcatacccaagattagccatcatttgttgtagcaagggctcctccatagcagaactgaattgacaagattcaggtaggtgtagagctttacgaactgctcctggagtaacaacatactcaacctcatttgttgtaaatacgatgcttggagtcccatgcttaccaccatcatcataatgtccAGTACGCCAGAATGTCAGAAATTGAGTTCCAGATATACTGGATGGCTGTGTCAATGcaaacccaatttcactatgagataagaaatcctgaataaaatgaaattcagaaggagcttcactcttagtgagaatggcagcatagttgttggggatgaacttttttccattaaagattatatccttggatGCCATTGAAAACTAGTGAGAATttagaatgcctgaaaagtgtttgataaaatgtctgtattgtaaaccgtcagaaaatatgagagagtaagaaaaagagagagtaaatagaatagaaatgtaaataaaagatttgaaaatcttttatctcttttacttatacaccCCATGttacaacagttattgagaagtggaacagacgttacacttgtcaggcatgcagcagttaagacagtagttaatgggcacgggaaataataaatgattactatgcacatgcagttttaaAAAAtactgttcccactaaacaaatgattatgactatctttatctcacgtaatccaatattctgataaaatattaCCGTTTAAGTATTGACttcaaaataaatcaaggaaataaatactgccacgtaagcatcagaacttgattattatcagaatttaaaagtcatcagaatatggcttctttactcaaaaagtgaatgtttatttctgtaattcttcacacaaatactgatatggtttcaatagaacttaatcatcagatgTTCcttcagaacttgtcctcagaatttatgcaactgacacttaaactgttcatctaaaataacattgatcaccacaataattttcatcattcatatggagtgtaagtgtgtgcattaagctaaatatcagacaaagagtaaagtcttattcacttcagtacatcttagaaataaggcatatctaagaactttgcttaaaatctgtcattagtctgaagtctactctagaatgagttcatgaatgagtccacctcaactgttttgtgctcattttatgcatcttttgaaattctttttacggtggcttctcagtgtaagtgagtcacgactgattatcagaatttatgctattatcagagtatttctccagtaatcagagaatgtgaaaagtcaccaagaaaattttattttgcttttctaatgcatattacttaataccagcaatgcacttgggtcttcccttccacatatatttttctctagatctcaaaggagtacctgatatttatttcttttcttttcttttctttttcttttgataagtgagatttatcagcatttagtacatccataagatttaccaacatcagaacttaacagataaaaagcactattctagtttttgacttagtaataagatacacaatgtaaacttaactaagctcaatatcagaatttgcttgtgttaaaagatttccacataaacaattacttcaaacatgggatctttagtatattaaataCTACTAGATCAACatttagcacagttatcctcattggattaaatagtcacagaaacattcatatcaccatcagagtttagaaatccacatcagacaacaatcagcacttaaggaaatttcaatttaagcatagactacataaagatagtaatatctgtaaatactgatcataaagtctgatgtatcagaacataaactaagcagatttagagaaagaacctgaaaccattccaagttcatttaccgaTCCTGTAAAAgcagcttcacatagtggttttgtgaagatatcttttagttgttgatctgttggaacaaaatgcaattccactgtaccttccatcacatgctcccttatgaagtggtacctaatgctgatgtgctttgtcatggagtgttgaactggattacctgtcatagcaatagcactttgattatcacagtaaatagagattttagaaaattctaacccataatccagtagatgattcttcatccaaagaatctgtgcacaacagcttcctgcagcaatatactctgcctctgcagttgatgtggaaattgacttatgtttcttgctaaaccaagaaactaatctgcctccaagaaattggcagcttccacttgtgcttttcctgtccaTTTTGCACCCTACAAAATCGGCagctgagtaacctattagcttaaagtctgattccctaggataccacaatcccagatcagctatacccttaaggtacttgaaaattcttttcacagctcttaagtgaggttctcttggatctgcttgaaatcttgcacaaaaacaggtagcatacatgatatcaagtctacttgcagttagatagagtaatgagccaatcatacctctgtaatcagtaatatctactgatgtaccagtatccttatccaattttgttgcaatggccataggagtggatgcacttgaatagtcttgcattccaaatttcttcaacaaatttctggtgtacttagattgacaaataaaagttccttcttcattctgcttgacttgaaggcccagaaaataactaagttcttccatcatactcatttgatatcttgactgcattagcttggcaaaccttttacaaagtctgtcatttgtagagccaaaaatgatatcatcaacatatatctgcaccaaaagtaagtccttttcatggttgagatagaataaggttttatcaatagtccctctgttaaatccactttccagaagaaactgagctaatgtctcataccatgctcttggagcttgcttaaggccataaagtgctttatcaagtctgtagacatgattaggaaattttgaatctacaaaacctggaggttgttcaacttatacttcttcttccaattctccattaagaaaagcactttttacatccatttgaaagactgtaaactttttgtgagcagcataagccaaaaatatccttatggcttccaatctagaaactggtgcaaatgtttcatcataatcaattccctcctgttgagaatatccttttacaaccagccttgctttattccttgtaattatgccatcactatcagttttgtttctgaacacccattttgtaccaataactgatctgtcctttggtcttggcactagaatccaaactttatttctttcaaattcagtTAACCCTTCtggcattgcttgcacccaatcagcatcttgaagagcttcttccactttctttggttcatcctgagaaagaaaagagtgatagaaattcatttgatgttgctattctagttcttatacctgcttcaggatctccaataatcaagtcaggtgtatgtgctttagtccacttccttgcagatggaagattatctctagaactggatgttcccccatgatccatgctgtctccatcaacattttctgatgctcccctgaaattatgctctctgagtggatccttcagaatttgagtttccagaattatcagaatttggcccatcagaacttgatgaatcagaacttgaagagcctgttctaggttctgatgcttcttgagatgtggttggatcttcaatatgctccccctgcacaggtgcattttcctttggcgtagtcaccacagtttcataacatcagagtttaacccatcagagtttgcagtatcaggatttagactatcagaatttacagaatcagaatttaaagcttcattctcaaatctcacTGATCATGATTATTGAAATCTTCAGGTCCAATAATcctcttatcatcaaaagagacattgatagattccatgacaacccttgttcttaaattgtagactctgaaggcttttatggaatgtggatatccaataaaaattccttcatcatcttttagatcaaatttggatagctgttcaggatgagtcttaagaacaaaacacttgcatccaaatacatgaaagtacttcatatttggcttctttttcttcaccatctcatatggtgtcttccatgcttgttgataagtgttgcattctgagtaaaacaagcagtctgcacagcttcaacccaaaagtaggttagtaactttgcttcatcaagcatagttcatggagcttcaataagagttctattctttttttcaacaactacattttgctgtggagttccaggagcagaaaattcctgctttattccatggtctttgcagaactcttccatgattaaattcttgaactcagtgtcattatcacttcttaaaatttttacagagtctttgaccaattcactggaccaaataaatcaacacctagtaggtgataaggctcaagaattgaagatttagtcttgctcttgaatgaacattttctttgtttttttgccttttgacatgaatcacaaaggccatcaggagcaaatactgattttggcagtcctctcacaagatctttcttgactagttcatttatattgctaaaatttaaatgagagtgtttcttgtgccaatcccagttttcttcaattgatgctctacttaacagacagattgcagaaccatcagaacttgttaaaagcttggcttcataaatgttaccatgcctgtatccctttagaacaactttgcctgtagatttgcttacaacttctcagtattcttcaaagaaatccacatgataacctctgtcacagatttgactaacactcagcagattgtgtttaagtcctgagactaaaGCTACTTGTTCAATgttgacattcccaagattgatattgccatatcccagagtttttcccatgttgccatctccataagaaactcctgggccagctttctccacaaagaatgatagcagggctttatttccagtcatatgtcctgaacatccactgtccagaactaggatgtttttcctgttgccctacaatcacaaagaccactaatgattagttttaaggacccagacttgcttggatcctttgggcttattaagtttgttaacatttgcagcggatttaacatcaagtttatgttaacatttttcttatcagaatttacagtatcagactttgcatcagaacttacactagaaggaataatgctaactttctttaaagaaggtttatttgataataatcatagtacaaactatgatattccttacaagtataaatggaatgccataaactaccacaatgaaaacaaggattttgtggcttaaacctaacagactgactcttaactcctgacttagaaggtaaggagtttatattcttattcttcctgcaaaaaaagCCAGATATTAGAATTTccatagttatagcatttctttctaggaacATTAGGAACAGGAATATAAtaattacttttattcacacattcctttcATACTTGGCTACTGGTGATATGCTGAGAGCAGCTGTTGCAGCTAAAACTCCACTTGGTGTCGAGGCTAAGGAAGCCATGAACAAGGTAAGCACTTGCTTATACTTTGTGCTGCAAGTATTATTTCCTCGTGTTGTTAATGTCAGTGTTGCCACCAACTTTTGCAGTCTCCTGCTTCTTGTTTATTATGTATCGAAGTGCATAAGCATTAATGtatttttttgtttcttttcaaGGGAGAGCTTGTTTCTGATGACTTGGTGGTTGGTATAATCGATGAAGCAATGAAGAAGCCTTCATGTCAGAAAGGTTTCATTCTTGATGGCTTTCCCCGCACAGTTGTCCAAGCAGAAAAGGTAATTTTGCTCCCTCCTGCCTAGACTATACATGCACACACAAAAATCTTTGTGGAGTTTCATGATGTTTATTCAGATTGTATCATTCTTGTTTAATTTTATTTGTCTGCAGCTTGATGAAATGCTCGAGAAGCAGGGTGCAAAAATTGATAAGGTGCTCAATTTTGCTATAGATGATGCTATTTTGGAGGAGAGAATCACCGGACGTTGGATTCATGCTTCAAGTGGTCGAACTTACCACACTAAATTCGCACCTCCCAAGGCCCCCGGTGTTGATGATGTAAGTTGTTATATGTTTTCTGTCAGAAACATTTAACTGATAATTTTGTTGCTTTATTACTTGTTAAGTATAACACAGCCTTATTCTGAAGTATATTCTGATTTCTGATCAATTTCTGGTCACATGATATTCACATTCCTGCAAACTTTGAATATTATTACATActttatcatctctctctctctctctctctatatatatatatatgtgtgtgtgtgtgtgtgtgtgtgtatgattCTGGTTGTGTGTCCTCAATTACTTCTTTACTTCAATCCTTTTTGCATGCTCTCCCTCATTTCCTAGTATCAAATGAATACCCGTTATAGGTTGACGGTATAAAAAAGTTGTTCTGATGTGATTTCTACCCTCGTGTTATAGGTTACTGGAGAGCCACTACTGCAGCGCAAAGATGATACTGCAGAAGTTCTCAAGTCAAGGCTGGAAGCATTCCACAGGCAAACTGAACCGGTAGGAATTCCTCATCAGATAAAAACTTTAGCCTCTTCATATTATGATATGTGTGCCTCACTCTGGGTTATGCAATTATGGGTTGAAACTTAAAAAACAAATATACTAAAAGGAGAAAATTTGAAGTACAGTGTACAAACTGAGGTCGATGAGCCATGTCGCAGTTGACTTAGTTTTGGTTTCCTGACCATCTTATGTGTAAGGGAACTCAATAATACATTACTCGTGGAGGTTTACCAAATTAGTAATACGATATGCTCTTTGGTAGGAATTAAAGTTCCCATAGCTTAAATAGTTAAGTAAGGCCAGTTATTAAAAATTATTCAGGATTGAGGCACTTCTAACCTTCCAATTTATGTGTTTTTCCTCTTGAGGTTGCATGTCATGACACATTCAGTTGTGTAGTTTACCAAGGAGATAAGAGGCTTTTGCATACAAGTATTTGATTGCAGGCTGCAGCTACTGCCAATGCCATGTACATCAATTGAGATAAATCTTTAGTTACTAAAAATCAAATTCCAAGTTTCACATTTCACAAGGAATTGTATTACACTTGTTGTGCATAGAGTTGGATACTATGTATCATAGCATCAACTTTTCTGAGTTGTGACTTGTGATCGCATGTGCTGTGGCAGAGTTGAACGAGAATGTTAGTTGACATGTGTCTTTGTTGTATTTCATGGTTAAGTGATAGAATGTGGTCCTGCAGTTTGCCAATTTGCATCAGATAATTAGTGCTGTATGATGTGCTATTGCTCCTAACGAGAGTCAGTGTCT
The sequence above is drawn from the Apium graveolens cultivar Ventura chromosome 2, ASM990537v1, whole genome shotgun sequence genome and encodes:
- the LOC141695083 gene encoding adenylate kinase 4-like; this encodes MASWLVGRLHDFTMLKAVFKMWFHGSDVWSSCPQNIPLKLKGNIRNRNIIITFIHTFLSYLATGDMLRAAVAAKTPLGVEAKEAMNKGELVSDDLVVGIIDEAMKKPSCQKGFILDGFPRTVVQAEKLDEMLEKQGAKIDKVLNFAIDDAILEERITGRWIHASSGRTYHTKFAPPKAPGVDDVTGEPLLQRKDDTAEVLKSRLEAFHRQTEPVIDYYAKKGVVAQLPAEKPPKEVTTEVQKVLSS